The nucleotide sequence GCAGTTCGGCAGCGGCTTCCTGGTGCGCGGCTGATCTCACCCGGACTTTCCCTTGACGAGAGCGATCACATCCGCGAGTTCCGTGGGCATGGCCTCGTCGGGCGGGGACTCGACGAGTTCCACCCCTAGCGATTTCAGGTATGCGCCGATCCGTGCCCAGCGTTCAGGCTGGGCTCGCTGGAAGCGGCCTCGCCAATCCGGTCGGCTCCGCCTTTCTGCGTCGGTCTCGCGCAGCGAAAGCTCGTCGATGGCGTCGGGCTCAAAGGGCACACTCCTTTCGGCGTGGTAGGCGACGTAGTCGTCCAATACCGCGAGTGAGGTCAGGTCTGCAGCAGCCGTCAAACACCGACGGACGTCCGGGTAGAGATAGGAGCAGGACCCAGTGAAGAACGCGTCCCAGCCTTGCATGTCGCTGTAGGTCTCGAGTTCCTTCACGGCGTAGACAAGTAGTTCGACGTCGTCGAGGTCGCCAACGGCATCCGGGCGAGCAAGCGCCCTTTCGTAGACCTCGTCCGGGTCGAGCTTGCGCATCTGTCTTCCCCAACTACCTGGCGCTCAGAAGCGAACGCCAGGTAGAACATCAGCACGACGATAGCACCTCCGGCGCGCGGGCCGTAGCGAAGCCATCGCGGGAGCGTCCCTGTAGAACCCGCGCGCAACGGTACGAGGCGACGCGAAGGCAGCGCCGCGCTCGTTGGTGGGCGGCAACTTGATGGGATGGAAGCAGTCAGTCCATCTGCAGGTCGAACAGGCCGAGGAAGTCTTGGAAGCTAGGCGCGACTCGTTTCCAGTGGGTATCGTCCCACCAGATCACCGACGGCTCCGCGCTGGCTCGGTAGTCGAGACAGAAGTACGCACCGTCACCTGAGATGGCGAAGGCGACTATCTCTGCGAAGCCTTTGGGATCAGGAATTGCGGAGGGCCCCACCGCGAACTCGTTCGGCCCCGGCGGAAAGTTGCTCAGCAGATCCCGTGTCGTTGCCTCCATCTCCGCGAAATCCATGAACTGAGCCAACTCGGTTTCGAGCGGAGCTCCGAAGCAGTCGCAGTCTGCGCGCAGATGCCAGCTTCCGCGCTTGCGTGCACGCGGCCCACGAACGACGCGCTCCACCAGCGCATGCGGCAACTTGTGACTGTTCACATCCATGGGCGAAGCTCCTTGCGCGCACTGGTCGTGCGGAACTCTCCGCAGAGTCTGCCACGTCCGCCGCCGGTGGGTTCACTGGCTGCTAGGCGGCTCCGTGCAACATCCAACTCACTGACGGCGATCGGGGGCCCTGGATGGATTGGCATGAACCATGCGCGCGTGTCGGATCGGCAAACCAAATGGTCCAGGGGATACTACCAATGGACCGGGCGTGGCGGAGTACCTCGAGGAGCGCGTGGTCCCGGAGGACTGGCGCTCAAGCGAGCGATCCCAACGCGTCACCCCGCTGGCTCTCCAGGCTCTTCCCTCACACCAGCGTCGCGACAACGCGAACAACTGCGCCCAACGCCCACAGCGCGATGCCGATGTAGCCGAGTATCCGGCCAAGGTTCGCCTGGGAGAGAAACTGGTGACCGACATCCTCCTCGAAGATGGCGTCGCGAGCGCGGTTTGCATAGCCGATCGCGAAGGGACACAGGATCAGTCCGCATAGGAAGATGCCGAGCACGCCGAGGATTACCGACAAGTTGGCGTTCTTCGAGATCCGTTGCTCAGTTGGGGAGAGAGCATGCATGGACTGCCTCGCGGATTGGCGTTCGGCAGGGACGGCCCCGCCGAAGCAAAGGCTATCACCTGGCGGGTGATCGACTTCGGTTGTTCTTGCGCGGGCCGGGCCAATGAGCGTCCGCTGACATTTGCGCTATCATCCGCCCATGCCGCGGCTTGCCCGCAAACTGTTTCGTGTGCCGTCGCTCGTGTCCGCGGTTGTGGTCCTGGCGGCGTGTGCCGAGAGTGCGAAGCTCTCGGACGGGATCGACGATGCAGGAGGCGACGCCCCCGGGACGGGGGCAGGTTCGGGCTCGGGCGGAAGTTCGGGCGCGGCGGCGGATGCAAGCAGCGGTGGCGTTTCTTCCGGCGGGGCGGCTGGCGCGGGTGCCGTTGCGGGCTCGGGAGGCGCCGGGCTTGGCGGCAGCGGAGGAGTGGGCGCCTCGTCTGGCGGCAGCGGAGGAGTAGGCGGCAGCTCTGCCAGCGGCGGCGTCGGGGCCGGTGGCAGCGGAGGAGTGGGCGGCAGCTCTGCCAGCGGCGGCGTCGGTGGCACGGGCGGCCTCGATCCGAACCTCGGTTTGCCGAACCCTGCGGGGCAGCCCTGCACCACGCCAGGCTACGGAACCGGCTGTCCGAGCCTTCAGGTGTGTCGAATCTCCGGGCCCAACCAGGGCACCTGCGAGTCGTGCACGCAATGCGGAAACCTCGGAGCTTCCTGCGCCAGCAGTTCCCAGTGCGACATCTTGTTTCAATGCTACCTGGGCAAGTGCACCAACATTTGTCCTCTCGGCACGAGCTACTGCGGCCCGCCTCAGGATTGCATCAACGTCGGGCACGCGACTCACGGCGTGTGCAAACCCTGAGGTCGCCGCCACGAGCTATTCGAACTCGATGCCGACGTTCAGGGCGAAGGACACGACCAACTGAAGGAGCTTTTCCAACGCATGCTGCTCGGCGCGCAGCACATCGATGCGTTCTTGGAGGGCAAAAGTATCGGTCGATCAGGGCATCCTCCAGAGCGGAGCGACAGCGGCCACTGGACTCCCCGAACACCAGAACCGGGGAACCTTCGACCTCGACCGCGGCGAACTGCACGATCTCCGGAGGGCCCTGCAACGGGATCCGGTGAAACTCATCGACGTCCAGGAGCTCATGACTCCGGGCTGCCTGCGGATGCAGGAATCCGTGACTACATGCTGGCGTGCAGGTTCATGCGTTGCCCGTGCTACCAGGCGCGGCGAAGTATGCGTGCCGAAAGAAAGATCGAAAGCACATACCCGAGGACGGCTTCGGTTGGAGGGCTCTCTGGGTCGCCTTCACACCAACCTTGCGCCGCGTAGGCTAAGACATCGATTGCACGCGCGCGGCAGTGAGCCACACGGGGCGAACCTGAATACAACGACTCGGTACGACGAAAAGTCCGGTGCTCGAACGGAGCCAGCAACTGCTCGAGAAGTTCCTTTGCCTCGCTACGCTCCAAACGGGTCAGGGTGGCTCGGTCTGCTGCTTTGCGAAGTATCGCCAGCGCCTCGCGCTCGGCTTCGTTGAACTGCGGAGCTGGATCGGTTGTCAGTCGTGGCGTCATGGGTAACCAGGGGCAGCGCATCCAGCGAACCCCAACAACCGGCGGCGGCCTTGGAAGCGATGATACCGCGCCTCGCCACGCTGCACACGCCGCCGCCCCCTGCGGCATCATTGGCATTCAGGCGGCCCGGGTGGGGTCCACCGCGAGGACGCGAGCCTCGGGATCGCCATCCGGGGAGAATGCACACAACTCAGAGCGCTCACCCCTCCCTGCAATTCCGTCACTCACCAGTCCGTCACCCTCGGCGAATACCACCCCGGAGCGTACCGCCCCCCGTACACCGCCGCCCCAATCACATCGCACCCTCTCGCGCACCAACCCGCACACGCCACGGCTCACGTGACCGCTCCCTCCTTGTCGGACGCCACCTCATCGTGAGCTCTACTGCTTGGTTCAGCGGGAGTGCGCGCTCCAATACGCGCCCATGGCGCTCCAGATCTCACCGTCATCGATCTCGTGTCCGAGCTCACCGAGTCTTTCCTGGAGCACTGGATCGTTAGCCTGCTCTTCGAAAGTGAGGATATCGGGTGACGGTTCGCCACCGGGGAACAATGAGCACGCTTGGGTGAGAATGCCTTGGGCCCGTCGCGCTCCCACGCGGCCGAGCGCCCCGATCGTCTCGCGCCAGTGCGCGCCGGCGCTGTTGGTGAAGAAGACGCCGAGCCCGCCGCACACGCATTCGAAATGGAAACAGTTCACGTCGTAGAGGTCGCGTTCGAAGGGATGGAGCGCGTCGTACCCCTCGGCGGCGACGCGATCGTCAATCTCGGCAAGCCCTTGGACAAAATCGCGTGGCATCGCGTCGCCAGTCTACCTGACGATCCGGCCGCTCACCTACCAGCCCCGAGCGGCGTGACCCGAAGCTGTCACCGTCGTGCCTCCGAATTGCGGCGGAGCGCTCACGTCGTCTCGATGGACCCAAGCAGCTTCTCGTCGAACGACACCGGCGCTCGCAGGTCACCCGCTTCCGGCGGCTCGTGGCACGGGCGCCGCATCCGGCACAGGATCCCAGCCCGCCGCTTCGCTGGATCCGCGTCGGGCAATCGGTCGCCTTCCTCCGGGAACCGAGCCGTGGACGTCGCCACGCACGCCATGGCAGCAAGCACCATCCCGATCATCATGTCCGTCCCGACATGACAGCGACGCGCGCCTTGGTCCCAAAGTCATCCCCGCGAATCCCCTCGCCGCCGCTCTCGAGCGCGCTTTTCTTGGTGCCCTCGGCCCTCCGCAACGCGTCGCCCGCGCGCCTGTACCTCCGCGCCGAACCGATGGCTCACCGCGGTCCGTGCGCGCGCGTCTCAACGCGTAGCGACCCGCGCTCCGCCTTCGAGCGCGTTTCGCGATACGCGCAGGAGGAGGATTCCGACGTGCCAAAACACGCCGCGCCCATCCCCCGACTTCACCGATCCCACCCCGCGCTTCTCACGATCAACCGCGCTTCTTGGAGTGCGCTAACACAACACCACCTTGGGCAGCAGCGGCGCGTCACTCTTAGCTTCGCGTCACATCAACTGTTGGCTCCCAAACGGGCTCGAGCTGTTGCTAGCTTGGATTTTGAAAGGGCGCCTCGAAGCGCCTCGGAATACCGTTCTAGAGTCTCGGAGAGAGCGTCACGCAACGTGGCGCCGGAGACACCCGCGAGTTGCTGGACCACGGTGCAGAAAGGGTCGGTCGTCCCGACCGCTGGTGGCCCCGCTCCGCGGAGCCCATAGTGAGCGCACACGTTCCTCAGTGGCCGCTTGCACAGGAACGATGGCACCGGCACCGCATGCTCGACGACGTGCGGTATCGTCTGACGCAGCGCTTCTCCCGCGTGATATGCGGTGAGCAGTTGCGCTCGTAGAAGCAGGTTTGAGTGCTTGCCGAGAAGCGCGGGCAGGACGCGGATGGCGCTGTTTATATGCCCCGCGGCCATCGTGACGGGAGCCACCAGGCTTGCGTCGATGGGCTCAAGAGGGGTCCTCACAAGGTCGTAGAACTTCGCACCGATGAAGTCATTGTGCGTAATCGGTGGAGTGTCGACCGTCGACACTTCCGGGGATGTGTCGACGGTCAACCCGAAGTTCATCAGTTGGGAAGCAAGCGTGGTGGTGTAGTCTCCAACAAGGTAGGAATATCGCTTCACGCGGGCGCCAAGGTTGTCGAGGTCAGCTGGAGTGAAGTCGCGCAGTTCGTCTCGAGTTACACCGAAGGCTGGCAGGCTGGCATGGCTCGTCGCGGTCACGTCTTCACCGACGAAAAACACACCAAGATCTGGTTGGTACCTCCGCAAGAAGCGCCGGAAGGGGCCTACGTGTGGTTCGCAGAACCATTCGACACTCTTCTCGTGGGCGAGCTTGAGCAGGTCGATAACGCCATCGGCGTACCCATCGTTGTCGTCAAACAGCTTCAAGCCTGCGCGCGCTTTGGTGACGGCTCGCCTGAACTCGCAGAACAGCGGAGGTGTAGGAAGTTCGGGGCGTACGCTCCGGAGGTACCGGTAGCTCTCCTCCGCGAAGAAGCCCATGAGCGGTAGCATGGCGTACACTAGAATCCCGCCTTGTGGATGCGCAGCAGTGATCCGATGCGCGCGAACGAGGTCGTTCGCGTCGGCTGCGACAAGCTGAAGCTCGACCTCTTGCTGCGGCGAAAGCGCGACGACCATCATGGTTCCGCGTCCTGACGTAGACGGAGCAACGCAGGCACGGTGAACATCCGCTCCAATGTCATCTCAGGTGCCTCGCAAGCGAAGTGGACGGTCGACGAGCAAGGTCGTCCCTCGGTAAGCACGCACGGCCGATACCGGGACGTTGAGACTCCCGACGAGGGCGTCAACATGAGGGATCGGGTCGGTGTCGGCCGGAAGATACTCCGTGACATACTCGGAGCCATCCCGGACATAGACGATGCGAATCGTGTCTGGTGCCTCGCTGTCCGCCCCGGCACGAATCACGCAGGCGTGAGCGCTGACCGGTGGGCGAACATCGAACCCGCGGTCAGAGTCATCCTGAAGCCATGCGGGAACAGGTTTGGACGCGCGCCTGTAGATGTCGGTGACGGCCTCGCGGGTCACGTGAATAGCGAGATCCGCTGCCGCGGTTGTAGGAAACAGGTCGTCCTGCTTGGCGTTCAAGTGGACGTATGCCTTGCGTTGCATCTGAAGAACCGTCACTAGCTGCCAAGTCCCCTGGCTCCAATCGATGGGTGGAAGTTGGAGATCATGAACTGCCTGATCCAAGTTCCGCTTGAAGCTTCTGCCTATGCCTCCCTTTGCGAGCGCGTTTCCGCACGCCATTTCCAGCACGGTCCAGGCGGTCATTACGGTCCAGCGTACGTAAGTGCCCCGATCCCACTGGTTCATGGCCTGGTGCGCAAGTGCCCGGCCGTGTAGAGCATCGCTCCACAGGTGGTACTCGGAACAATCTACGATCTTGGCGTACGTCAATTGCGGCTCCGGAATCTGCCTAACGAACGGGCGACTCGCTCCAGCCACCAGCTCACATCACGACCTAGTCCAGCTCGATAAGCATGAGGGGGGATTGTCCCGAGCGCAAAGCTCGTACCACCGCTTGCGTTGCCCGGTTGTATGCTGTTGGCTGTCTCGGCGAGCGACACTCCGAACCAGCTTGTCTGCTTGATCGCGCCTCCGCAATCAACGACTTGCACAACTCATCAGCTCGTGTATTTTGGAGGACGTCTGGGACGGATGCCAACTACGCGAACGCCGGCGGCAACGGGCGGGGTGTCCTGAACAGATCGGTTGCCGGCTCCGGAAAAGCTGAGGGACCCACCGGAGTCCACGTCGACGTCAGACGGTCAACGGACGGTTAGCTTCCTCCGGGAACCTGAAAACCCCCGAAAGAATGGAGGGTCCATGGACCACTTCAACGCCTGGGTGTGGACACGACGCGGCCTTACAATCGGCTTCGTTGTCGGGTTCCTCTTCGCCCATATTCTACGATAACCCAAGAAGGTCCGGGCTGACTTGGCCACGTGGCGCCGCGTGGCGGTCAGCCAGGTCCGCCCAACGAAGCGCGACACCCGGCGAACGCCAAGCGTCCGTCGGCAAGGTGATAGCCGAGCCATGACCTGGTCGACAATACTGGCCGCGTGGTGAACGCTGAGACGGGCACGACCACGGCGCCTGGTCGAGGTGGTGCGCCCATCAGCGCTTGCGTTGACGAGTGTGAACGCCGCTTCGCTGGATCCGCGTCGGGCAATCGGTCGGCACCCTCCGGGAACCGAGCCCTGGACATCACCACGCACGCCATGGCAGCAAGCACCATCGCGATCATCATGTCCGTCCGACACGACAGCGACGCGCGCCTCGGTTCCAAAGTCACCCCGCGAATCCCCTCGCCGCCGCTCTTGAGCGCGCTTTTCTTGGTGCCCTCGGCCCTCCGCAACGCGTCCCCCGCGCGCCTGTACCTCCGCGCCGAACCAATGGCTCGCCGCGGTCCGAGCGCGCGCGTCTCAACGTGTACCGTCCCTGTGAGCCCGGGCGCACGCCGCGACCAGAGGTCGACGACCGTGCCGCGCTTTTCACCGATTCTGCCCTCTGCTTTCACCGATCAGCTGCGGGGCTTGGGATCGCCAACAGGCGCAGGCTCCAAAGACGATATTCGGGTTGACAGGACGACAGGACAACACCTGGCAAGCCCGCGGGCAAGTTGTGCGCGAGCCGGCTGGTTGATGGCACTGCGCGCCGGCATGTGCATCACGCCGGTCGAGGCCGTGCGCGCGGCGTGATGCACATCGCGGCAAGCGCAGCCATCGCGCCGGCATGACGTCTCGCGGCGACGCCGTCGTGCACGGCGCCGCCGCTGGAGACGGCTTGTCAGTCGAAACGCACCAGCGCTTCGCCGGCACGCACGACGACATCGCGGTCGACGAGCTTCTTCTTGCGCCGGCCGGCATCGCGCAAGGCCGCCGTGGCCAGGCGGTCGATCTCGCGCAAGGAGCCCTGCGACAGCTCGTGCAGGGCGGCGAGTGCGTCGTCGGGAAAGAGCGCGCGGTCGGTGCCGGCCTTGGCGAGACGGTAGCGGACGTACTCGGCCGTGTCCTCGACGCTGGCGGGCGGGATGAGGAAGCGATGGTGGATGCGCGTCAGCAGCGAGCGGTGTGCGCGGCGCTGCAGGTTGCCTTCCAGTTCCGGCAGCCCCACGAGCAGCAGCGAGAGCAGCGCCTTCGCGTCCCACTCGTAGTTCATCAGGATGTGCAGGTGGGCAAGCATGTCGGCGTGGAGCAGGTGGGCCTCGTCGAGCAGGAAGATGGGGTGCACCTTGTCACGCCGCAGGTCGTGCACATGCGTCTCGACGGCCAGGAAGAGGTTGGCCGCCGTCGAGGTCGGGTGCAGTCCGAGTGTGTGGCAGAGCAGGCGGTAGAAGTCCCGCCGGCCGAGCGTGGAGTTGCGACAGTACGTCAGGCGGAAGCCCGCTTGAGGGAGCCGATGCCGTAGCGCGCGCAGCACACACGTCTTGCCGACACCGGGTTCGCCGAGCAGCAGGACGCTCTGCCGTTCGGCAAGCGCTTCCTCGATATCGGCAACGAGCACGGCCTTGCTTTCCGGCAGCCACAGATCCGCGTCGTCGATCTCCTTCGAGAAGGGCGCGGTGCGCAGACCGAAGCTCGCGAGCAGATCAGAAGAGGTCGCCATCAGAGTCCTCCTCGTTGTCGACGAGCGTCTTGCCCGGATCGAAGTCCACGGGGTTGCGGGGGCGCGTCGGCGCAGGGCGCCGGCGCGGCCTGCCTTTCTTGCCGTTGCCGACGGCGTCGACGACGTGCAGCGGTACACGCTTGTCGTCGAGTTCGATCACCGGTTCCGTGCCGTCGAAGAGGCTGGTCGCGACCGTCACGACCTGGCCCGCGAGGTAGCCGAGCGGCACCTCGTACGTCTTGCCGCCCATGCTGATGGTCGAATCGCGACGCACCCGGCGCCGCTTGCGGACGGTCAGCGCCACGCGCAGCTCCTCCTCGGTGACCGGGACCTTCTCGCCCTCGGCGAAGCACGTGGCCGGGTCGCGACCGAGCAGTCCCGCATGCGGAGACGACTGGTAGTAGCGCACGAGCCAGGTGCGCAGCTTCTGCTCGACGTCGACCAGCGAAGCGACCTCGCCGATGTGCGACAGCGCCTCTTCCCGTAGCCGGCGCCAGAAGCGCTCCATCTTCCCACGAGCCGGTGCGTCGTACGGCTTCGCGTGCAGGAGCGTGATTCCGAGACGTGAGCAGACCAGCCGCAGGATTTCGCCCCGGTAGGTGGCGCCGTTGTCCAGGTAGAGCGCGTCGCACTTGCCGTACTCCATGAGCGACTGCGACAGGAGCGTGAGCATGGTCTGCTCCCGCTCGTTGCTCGCGACGCGCAGGGCCACGACGTAGCGCGAGGCGTCGTCGAGCATCCCATGCACGCGGACCGGCACGCGCCGGCCGTCGAGCTTGAGCGTTGGCCCGTGACAGACGTCGCCGTGCCACAGCGCGCCCGGCCGCTCCGCTTGCCAGCGCAGCCGGGCCTTGCCAGCCGCCGCCGCCACGTCCACCGTCCGGGCCAGGCCGCGCTCGGCCAACATGCGACGCACGGTGCACTCGGTCACCTCGGGGCCGACGCGGCCGTCGGTGCGCAAGGTGCGCAGCATCAGCGGCACGCTCACGCCCGGGTGCTCGCGCCGGATGTCGCACAGCAACTCGCGCAGCGCGGGATCGAGATCGCGACCTCGACCGCGATCTCCGCGAGCGCGAGGCACGAGCGCGGCGAGGCCTCCCTTGAGGTACGTATACAGCCGGTCTCGCGGACGCCAGAAACGCGTCTGCGGAGGAGAACCAATGGACGACCTGACCCCGAAGAACCACGGCGAGGAGGTGGCGATCTTCCGCCACAGCCTCATCGGCGAGCTGGCGACGCGCGCGGGCTTGCTGGGCCACGGCGAACGAAGCGAAGCGTTGCGCCGGCTGAGCGAGCAGCGCGTGCGGCCTCCCGGCAGCGACACGACGCGCTGCTACTCCGTATCGACGCTCGAGCGCTGCCTCTTGCCGGCGCTGTTGCCCCGCGTGCCCGATCACGCGCGGTGGATCGGGACCGGCAGCGCAAGCCAGCCCGGCTGCCCATCGCGCCCGGCGTGACGACCTCGCGGCTTCGTGCGGGCGATCAGGCCGCGATCAACGCGCCCGCGAAGGCGCTCGCGGCCATGTCGTCGCCCGGCAAGTGTCCGGCGCGCCCTGCGAGCCCGAGCGTCACGCACTCGGCCACGCGGCGGCTAGAAAGAGCGCCGAGCCCGGTCACGCCGAAGAGCGCTCCCCGTCTCGCCGACTCGATCCAGCGGCTCAGCGTCATCCACCGCTCCGTCGCCGATACCCCCACGACCCGCGATGGACTCGTCGCCTCCCGTACCCCTGCACTCGTCACACCCCGCGCGTACAGTGCCAGAGCCTGCGCCACGGGCCCCGCGCCGTACCACCGCCGATGCAGCAACCCCCGTGGCCCGACCACGACCACCGCCCGGCACGCCCGGCAGCGATACCGCCGGAGCTGCACCACGACCTGCGCCGGAGCCTGGCCAGGAGCGCCACGCCCGCGCACCTGGCGCTCCACGACGCCGTGCCCGACGAGGACGAACGGGCCGCCAATCGGTCGCGCCGCAGCCCCGCAGCAAGGGCACGATCCCGGCCGCGCGGAGGCGCACGACGGCATGCCCGTGCACCAGGACTTGATTCCGAGCGGGCTTGCGACAAACCTGGTGGCGCTTCGTTCTCGTGTGATGCGTGGCGAAGCACGACGGGGAGGGCGGGTCCGTCCAAAGAAGCGCCCTCTCCGTCACCATTTCCGGCCCGTGCTCTCCTTCGGGCCGAGCGCATACCTCGCCCTCGTCGCGTTGGACATCCCGCGTGGATTGCCCTGCGCGCCAGGTCGCGATGCCCCTCGCGTAGCCGGGCGACCAATCGCCCTTGGCGGGCTCGGCTACGAGGCGCGCCTACACCCATGAGCCTTGCACAAACCGCCGTGGCACCAGCGGACTTCGACTTAATCTACGAACACGTAACGACGCACAAGGTACCCTACACGAACATGCACATGCGCCAGGCGCGCAAGCGCAACGGGAGTCGGGTTCTCCGCTACCTGCATGCGGTGTACGCACCGCCGCCGACAGGTCGCCCCCGCATCGACGGAATGATCTCCGGGCCCGATGTCTTTTGGCAGTACCAGCTCATACGAACGAGGACTAGGACTCAGCTGAACTTGCTTGCCGAGTCGGCGCCTCAGAATGAACTGGAGAGAATCCAGCGACGGTTTCTGTCGGAGATCATGAGTCGGATCTCGCAGGAACGCTCCGGGACCATCCACCATCCACGCCGGTTGGCTGGACAGTACTACCTCCGCCGCGCCCGCCCAGGAACTTCGCCGAGCCATCCCCACTGTCAGGAGGCGGTACGACACGCAGTCTTGGATGCACGGTTTGTGTCAACGCTGGAGTCCTGGGATCTACAGCTCCTGCACCCGTGAACAAGTCGCCGCTGCTCGGATCTCGGACGACGGCGTAGGGCGTGCGCATGTTCCCGCATTGACATGTCGGAGCCCGCAGTCCGCGCAACGAGCCACACGCAAAGGGAACGCTGGTCGTTAGCGTGGCGCCACATTCCTGGCAGGGAAAGCTGAACGGCTCAATGTCGAATCGAGCTGCCCAGCGATCAGGGTCGGCACCCAAGACGACCAAGGCGCGTTCAACGTTCATTGGACCATGCCTCACAATTCGACACCAACGGGTATCATGACTGGCACTGGTGCCCAAGTTCTTCGTGTACCGATGGTGGGACGCACGCGATGTTCGACGTCCCGTGAGAATCCTCGGCCGCGCGGGCCCTAGCTGATGGACACCTTGGTAAGCGTGACCTGGAATCCAAGAGAGGCGAGTTGGTTGGCCGCGTTCCGCAAAGTAACTCTGCTGAAGAACGGCAAGCGAAGCTCCCTTCCAGATTGGCTGGCGATTACGTACGCAACCTCCCAGTGGTGCGCATCGGGTCTACGCATGGGGTTCTTGAGACGGTGGCCTTTGCACAGCATGGGGTTCAATCGCTTTCGGAACTCCGCATCAGCTACGAACGCTGCGGCCGACACGGCGCCCTGGGCGAACAAGTGGCTGAGCACAGCTGAGCCGCGGTATCGCTTCACATGCAACATCTGTCGGCTAGAAGTAAGCACGTCACAAAACTCAATCCGGCTCTTGCCCCCGCCATACGTGATGTTCTTTCGGTCCATCAGACAAGACCCCTGGAGGGACTTGGCGAGGCGTCGATTGTACTTGGCCTCATCATCGGGTGTTGAGTACTCGATCAGCGGGCATCGGGTACTAGGAATGGCGCTGATTGCCGAGTCCACACTGCGGGCAAAGCGACTATCAATGTGGAACCATTGCCCGTTGTTCAGGAGGTATGTTTCGCCAGACAGTTCAACTTCTGCATAGAGGCAATTGAACACCGACCAATGGTCGGACTCCTCGCCGCTTGTCGCGGAGAACGCATGGACCCGATGCCGTTTGGCAGTCGGGAGGTCGAGATTCTGGAGGCCTCGTACCTGGGCGAGGTACGTACTCAAGTGGATGTCCTCAAGCAGCGGTTTGGTCTTCGAAGTCGTGTAGCGAAACCCTCCAACATCCGTCCATTCCATCAG is from Polyangiaceae bacterium and encodes:
- a CDS encoding SMI1/KNR4 family protein → MDVNSHKLPHALVERVVRGPRARKRGSWHLRADCDCFGAPLETELAQFMDFAEMEATTRDLLSNFPPGPNEFAVGPSAIPDPKGFAEIVAFAISGDGAYFCLDYRASAEPSVIWWDDTHWKRVAPSFQDFLGLFDLQMD
- a CDS encoding DUF4375 domain-containing protein; translated protein: MPRDFVQGLAEIDDRVAAEGYDALHPFERDLYDVNCFHFECVCGGLGVFFTNSAGAHWRETIGALGRVGARRAQGILTQACSLFPGGEPSPDILTFEEQANDPVLQERLGELGHEIDDGEIWSAMGAYWSAHSR
- a CDS encoding AAA family ATPase, translating into MATSSDLLASFGLRTAPFSKEIDDADLWLPESKAVLVADIEEALAERQSVLLLGEPGVGKTCVLRALRHRLPQAGFRLTYCRNSTLGRRDFYRLLCHTLGLHPTSTAANLFLAVETHVHDLRRDKVHPIFLLDEAHLLHADMLAHLHILMNYEWDAKALLSLLLVGLPELEGNLQRRAHRSLLTRIHHRFLIPPASVEDTAEYVRYRLAKAGTDRALFPDDALAALHELSQGSLREIDRLATAALRDAGRRKKKLVDRDVVVRAGEALVRFD
- a CDS encoding DDE-type integrase/transposase/recombinase; amino-acid sequence: MSVPLMLRTLRTDGRVGPEVTECTVRRMLAERGLARTVDVAAAAGKARLRWQAERPGALWHGDVCHGPTLKLDGRRVPVRVHGMLDDASRYVVALRVASNEREQTMLTLLSQSLMEYGKCDALYLDNGATYRGEILRLVCSRLGITLLHAKPYDAPARGKMERFWRRLREEALSHIGEVASLVDVEQKLRTWLVRYYQSSPHAGLLGRDPATCFAEGEKVPVTEEELRVALTVRKRRRVRRDSTISMGGKTYEVPLGYLAGQVVTVATSLFDGTEPVIELDDKRVPLHVVDAVGNGKKGRPRRRPAPTRPRNPVDFDPGKTLVDNEEDSDGDLF
- a CDS encoding TIGR04141 family sporadically distributed protein, producing the protein MFLAKPGETEATLLEEAPPSRTAISSEGRHVGLLYTRPSTYGVPSWAAFFENAIDPNKLGLRSASASAVLVVPVKKRLFALTFGYGRSFINRGAVEESFGLRVTLNTVGENQIRSIDRKTFEGITTHVREQASKEGTFGDFGLNVERDLLRAVVGTPSDPEFGSRLAGMDALSVAARVKLAGLVDLLARYLTASQDSTYRRKHPWIGNIVEVRDVGVVNQLNETLFEDLRASNLERKWLAVPDLMEWTDVGGFRYTTSKTKPLLEDIHLSTYLAQVRGLQNLDLPTAKRHRVHAFSATSGEESDHWSVFNCLYAEVELSGETYLLNNGQWFHIDSRFARSVDSAISAIPSTRCPLIEYSTPDDEAKYNRRLAKSLQGSCLMDRKNITYGGGKSRIEFCDVLTSSRQMLHVKRYRGSAVLSHLFAQGAVSAAAFVADAEFRKRLNPMLCKGHRLKNPMRRPDAHHWEVAYVIASQSGRELRLPFFSRVTLRNAANQLASLGFQVTLTKVSIS